TATCCTCTTGCAATATGATCAATTTGCCCGTTTTCTTAACCGAAGAAAAAATGGCTTCGCTATCAAGGGGCTGCAAGGTTCGTAAATCGATAAGGTCTGCCTGTATTTCTGGATGTTTGTCAAGGGTTTCCAAAGCCCAATGTACTCCGGCACCATAGCTTACAATGGTAATTTGCCCTCCTTGGCGCAGCAGATTGGCCTTGCCTAACGGCAAGGTGTAGTACCCCTTCGGAACATCGCCATAAACGCTCCGGTATAGCCCTTTGTGCTCAAAGAACATAACGGGATTGGGGTCGTTGATGGCCGTGGTGAGCAGGCCTTTGGCATCTGCTGGAAATGCCGGGTAAACCACTTTTAGTCCTGGTGTTTTGGTGAACCACGCCTCGTTGGTCTGCGAGTGAAAGGGTCCGGCCCCCACCCCACCCCCGCAAGGCATTCGTAGCACCACATCGGCCGCTTGCCCCCAACGGTAATGTACCTTGGCCAGATAATTGACAATGGGGTTGAAGCCTGAACTCACAAAATCGGCAAATTGCATCTCGACCACCGACTTCATACCGTTTATCGACAGCCCCATGGCCGCAGAGACAATGATCGATTCACAAATAGGCGTATTGCGTACCCTGCTTCGGCCAAATTCTTTGACAAAGCCTTCGGTGACCTTGAAAACGCCCCCATATTCGGCAATGTCTTGCCCCATGATGATGAGTTCGTTGTGCTGCCGCATCGATTCGCGCAACCCATCTGAAACAGCATCTACAAATCGAATGTTTTGAATCTCTTTTAAAGGTGCAACTTCTTGATATATAAAATCTTTATACACATCACCTAACTCTTTTGTTTCACCAAATTGGGTTGGTGGTTCCTCAAAGGCCAATGCTAGGTTTTCGTCAATTTCATGGATGATTTCCTTTTTGATGGCCGCCTCATTTTCTTCGGTCAGAATGTTTTCTTTGCGCAGAAATTCAACATAGTTTTCCAAGGGGTCTTTGGCCGCCCATTTTTGCATGAGCGCCCTAGGCACATATTTGGTGCCGCTGGC
This portion of the Flagellimonas lutaonensis genome encodes:
- a CDS encoding alpha-ketoacid dehydrogenase subunit alpha/beta; the encoded protein is MRYHAGHLDTEILLSLYAKMLKPRMIEEKMLVLLRQGKISKWFSGIGQEAISVGVTSALKDDEYILPMHRNLGVFTTRNVPLKRLFAQWQGKPGGFTNGRDRSFHFGTQEYKIVGMISHLGPQLGVADGIALADMLRRKKRVTAVFTGEGATSEGDFHEALNVASVWSLPVLFCIENNGYGLSTPTNEQYNCEHLADRARGYGMESRIIDGNNILEVYTKVNELCKSLRKRPRPVLLEFKTFRMRGHEEASGTKYVPRALMQKWAAKDPLENYVEFLRKENILTEENEAAIKKEIIHEIDENLALAFEEPPTQFGETKELGDVYKDFIYQEVAPLKEIQNIRFVDAVSDGLRESMRQHNELIIMGQDIAEYGGVFKVTEGFVKEFGRSRVRNTPICESIIVSAAMGLSINGMKSVVEMQFADFVSSGFNPIVNYLAKVHYRWGQAADVVLRMPCGGGVGAGPFHSQTNEAWFTKTPGLKVVYPAFPADAKGLLTTAINDPNPVMFFEHKGLYRSVYGDVPKGYYTLPLGKANLLRQGGQITIVSYGAGVHWALETLDKHPEIQADLIDLRTLQPLDSEAIFSSVKKTGKLIILQEDTLFGGIASDISAMVTENCFEYLDGPIKRVGSLETPVPFAKSLEENYLPKKRFEAALLQLVGY